The genomic interval TAAAGGAGGAGTACGGTTTGGCAAGGATATTTATGAGCTTGATCAACTGGTGTACGATGGAATGCAGAAGAACCAGTTTGAAAGTGCAAAGAGATTATAGTGCTTCTTTATACTTGATAGATAACTACGACAGGAGTGTCATGCAGCCTGATTTTATTAAACTAAAAGTAAAAATATAATGTGTGATATTGAGTTTGAAAAATTATATTTACATCAACCATATCTATTGTCAATCTCAATATATGAAAAGACGCTCATTTGTAAAAGCCTCCCTGGTAACAGGTACGGCTGCAATTATTTCTCCTGTAATGACTAAAGCCGCAGTTAAAGATAATCAGCATGAACCTGCTGAATTTTATGAATTAAGAGTTTATACGCTGAAAGATGATATTCAGCAAAAAATAGTGGAAGATTTTTATAGTCAGGCAGCTATACCAGCGTTTAATAAACTGGGGGTAGAACATGTGGGCGTTTTTACCGAATTAAAGCCGGATGGCCAGACCAGATTATTCGTATTGATTCCTTATCACAGTCTTGCACATTTCAATGAAGTGATTGTCAAACTGGAACAGGATAAGGTATTTCAGCAAAAGGGTATCCCTTATCTGACTGCTCCGGCAACAGCTCCTGCTTATGTGCGTATTGAAAGTTCCATTATGAAGGCATTTGCACATGCGCCTAAAATAGCAGTCCCTCCAAATAAGTCCCGCATTTTTGAATTGCGTCAGTATCAGAGTGCAAGTGAGGCTGCCGGAAAGAAGAAAGTTGAAATGTTCAATGATCAGGGGGAGATTGATATTTTCAAACGTCTGGGTTTTAAACCTGTATTTTGGGGAGAAACGGTCATAGGGCCATTAAGACCAAATTTGACTTATATGCTGACCTTTGACAATCTGGAAGGTAAAGCGGCGCATTGGGATTCTTTTATAGCTGATGCAGAGTGGAAAAAAATAAGTACAGTTGATGGTTATTCGGATGCACTATTAGTGAGTAAGATTACTTCAACGTTATTATTGCCGGCGGTTTATTCACAGGTATAAAGCTTTATTTTTTCTTACTTACTGTCAACGTCCTGTTTTTGACAAAAGAGATGAATTTTTCACCATAAGATTCACCGATTTTAATAAATAAGTCACCTTCCATTTTTAAATTAGGGCCATTAATTGTTTTGATGTGCCTCATGGAAATAATAAAGCTGCGGTGTACCTGGATAAAATTAGTATTGTCTGCTAATAAAGCTTTCATATCACTCAGCTTTAAATAAGCTACAATTTCGGCCTTCTCCGTGTAAATTTTAATATAGTTATGCAGGCTCTCAATTGCAATAACGTCATTGAAATTTATTTTTGTTGTATTCAGGTCTTCACTTTTATTCTTCACAAAGAAAAAATCGTGGTCATCTTTTGATTTCTCGTCATTGCCCGGCTGTTCATCAGGAAAGAGCCTCTTAATTAATGAGGTGAACTTTAGGATGGTAAAAGGTTTTAATAAAAAGCCATCAGCATGAACCTGGAAGGCTTCATAGGCGTATTGCATATGCCCGGTTATGAAAATCAGCTTTTTCGTTTTTCCAATAAGCTCTTTCGATAATTCTAATCCGGAAATAACAGGCATCTCTATATCCATTATAATTAAATCGATAGGCACCCTGGTTGTAATGTTGTTTAAAGCAACAACAGGATTTGAATAAGACTCAACCAGATTTAAATTAGGAATGGAATCAATATATGTTTTTAATAATTCAATGGTATGAAGTTCATCCTCAATTATTATACAATTATACATGGTATCTCGTCTTTTGGGTAGTTAATACGAAAGTAACACTTTATTGAATAATAAAAATCGGGTTGAGCAGTAAAATATAAGGTTTCGGCAAGCTTCTTCAGGGTTACAGATAATACATTTCAGGTTAATAAGCCTTAATGTTATTTTTAGCATAATTAATAGGTTTGAAAATTAAGTATCCGGGCTTAAAATTTATTTTATTGATTATTAGTTAAAATATAATAGAAAAGCAATTTGTTAATCAATGTCAACTTCATTAGATTTTAGCGGCATTTATCTTAAAATATGCTCTCTTTATTTATACTCAGAGGTGTGTTTAATTCTTTGGGGAGCATGTTTTAAGGTTAATGTAATTTACTTGGGAGGTTATCAGAATTGATAAAGATAACAAATACGCACAATTTTGATCAGCGCGTAATTCTTCGTACCCCAATATATTCTTTAGCTGACTTTGATAAAAGCTTCGTCATAGAAAAACTGATCTGCGACCCGGTTTTTTTAGAGGCCATCTATATCGCTTCTCCAAGCTTATATAATGCTTGTCTTAAGTACAGCAGCGGATTAATTTTAATGGAGAAAGAAATCTTAAAATTTAAGCATTCGCTTTATAAATACTACTCCAGGATGCACAACCGGTGTACCCCATTCGGTTTATTTTCTTCTTGCAGACTTACAAAATGGAAGAAAGGGGAATCTGAAATTATAATTGATAACAGTAATTTAAGCCGCCATACGCGCCTGGATATGCATTATCTCTGTGCATTAGCGGCTTATTTATCATCACTCGCCGGGGTTAGAGATCAGTTACTTTATTTTCCAAACAGTAGCTGGTATGTAATGGGTGAGGATATTCGTTATATAGAATATAAATATGCAGATGGCAAAAGACAGCACCAGATTAGTGCTGTAAAGAGTTCAGTTTATTTAACGGAGCTTATGGAATCGGCGAGGCATGGGTTAACCAGGATTAATCTCATCGCTATTTTAGAAAAAGCTGGTATTCAAACTGATGATGCAGTTAAATTTATTGATAACTGTTTGGATTCTCAACTTCTGATTCATGAACTTGATCCTGCAGTTACGGGTGATGGGCTGCTTACACAGCTACTTAAAACTCTGGAAAAATATGCTGTAAATGATTTGCAAATTAAGGGTATCGTTCAGAAAATCAAAAAAATAGAACAACTATTAAACAAATTAGATCTGCAGTTAGTCA from Pedobacter sp. WC2423 carries:
- a CDS encoding LytR/AlgR family response regulator transcription factor, whose product is MYNCIIIEDELHTIELLKTYIDSIPNLNLVESYSNPVVALNNITTRVPIDLIIMDIEMPVISGLELSKELIGKTKKLIFITGHMQYAYEAFQVHADGFLLKPFTILKFTSLIKRLFPDEQPGNDEKSKDDHDFFFVKNKSEDLNTTKINFNDVIAIESLHNYIKIYTEKAEIVAYLKLSDMKALLADNTNFIQVHRSFIISMRHIKTINGPNLKMEGDLFIKIGESYGEKFISFVKNRTLTVSKKK
- a CDS encoding NIPSNAP family protein encodes the protein MKRRSFVKASLVTGTAAIISPVMTKAAVKDNQHEPAEFYELRVYTLKDDIQQKIVEDFYSQAAIPAFNKLGVEHVGVFTELKPDGQTRLFVLIPYHSLAHFNEVIVKLEQDKVFQQKGIPYLTAPATAPAYVRIESSIMKAFAHAPKIAVPPNKSRIFELRQYQSASEAAGKKKVEMFNDQGEIDIFKRLGFKPVFWGETVIGPLRPNLTYMLTFDNLEGKAAHWDSFIADAEWKKISTVDGYSDALLVSKITSTLLLPAVYSQV